The genomic region CACGCAACATTGATTGAAGCGATCGTTTCCCGCCAGCCGGAACGGGCAAGCGATACGGCCAGCGAACTCATGGCCTATCTGCGGACGCTCGCGCCCTGATTTCCGGCACCCGGGGTTCAGCGCGCCCGCGAAGACCGGCGAGACCGCTCATTGCTCCGCACATCCACGGCAGCAGCTGAAGCAGTATCAAAGATCAGCCCGTCATCGGTATTCACGTCATTCAAAGCTTGAGCATAGCCATGCCGTGTCCCGCGCGCCATATCCTTTGCCTGCACCGCCGCGACCGCAAGCACCGCACACAAACCCACGACAGCCTGAGATGAATGACGCATCTCGAACGCTCCCATCACACTTCCACGCTCGTCACACTTTCCACGATTGACCGCGACCAGTGGACCGTGCGGCTGCGACGGAAAGATGGCGCGGCAGGTTCAATTTCGAGACGCCAGCTCACGAAATCGTAATCAGCCAAAGAAAAAACCCGAAGCTGTCGCTTCGGCTTCTGGTCGTTGTTGAAACTGGCAACATCAATGGGATTTGTTCATCGAATCCGACATCTTGCGAAGCACGTTGAGCGCGATGTTCAGCTCCTCGTCGCTAACGCCTTCGAGAAGGTCTTCGCGCACGTCTCCGGCGAGCTTCACGACCTGCTCGGCCAGAATCTTGCCTTCTGCCGTCATGACGACGCGCTTGGCGCGGCGGTCGCCCTGGACCGTCTGCCGTTCGATGAAAGACTGCCGCTCCAGCCCATCGAGCAGGCGAACCATGGTCGCATTCTCGATTTCCAGCGCTTCCGCCAGTTCCTTCTGGTAAAGACCTTCCTGTTCCATCAGCGCAAGCAGGGTGCGCGCACGGGCCAATGTCAGGCCCCGCTCCTTCACCCGGGCGTCGAAGACAGTGCGAAGCCTGCGATTAACCTTCGCCATGGCATCAATCATTTCAGCTCTTAGGTCCGCCGTATCCATGCCAATCGCCTTATATATTAGTAAACTAATGATTGCGAACTTGGATAGATCGCTGCCGAACCATTTTCAAGCGAACTTCCTGAACTCACGCAAGCGTGATGGGATTTAACGCCAATATGACAGTTCTGCGAACAAATTCACTGCCGGGCCGGTGATCTGAAAAAGAAAAAGCGGGCACAAGCCCGCTTTCACGAAAACGACAGGATTGCAGCCGATCAGGCCGGCATGATCGTTCCCTGCAGCGTCATCAGCTGGTGCAGGAAGATTTCCGCCTTGGTGCGATGCTCGTTGGTCGAGGCATCTTCCAGATGCTTGCGGGCTTCCTCGATGCGGCGCTGGATGTCTGCCGGATTGATATCGTCCACATGGGTGGCCGATTCAGCCAGAACGGTGCAGCTCTGCGGGGTGATATCAGCGAAACCGCCGAAGACCACGTAGGAGTCGGATTTGCCGTCGGCAAGCTTCACCGAAACGACACCCGGCATGATCGTCGTCATCAGCGGCGAATGACCGGCGAGAGCCGTCAGATAGCCTTCGCTACCCGGAATGACGACTTCCGTCACCTGCGCGGAAAGCAGGAGCCGTTCAGGCGACACGAGTTCGAATTGGAAAGCTTGAGCCATGGTTCTCACTTGAATTCAAAAGCACGGTTCCGAAAATTAAACCGGTTTTCGGAAAGGTCATGCTTAAACAAAATGATTGGCTTTCACGGCGGGCCTTGCGGCCCACCGGGAAATTCAATTCATCAAGCAGCTTCTGCTGCCAGCTTCTTGGCCTTCTCGAGAGCTTCCTCGATGCTGCCGACCATGTAGAAGGCAGCTTCCGGAAGATGATCGTAATCGCCAGCGCAAAGGCCCTTGAAGCCCTTGATGGTGTCGGCGAGATCGACCAGCTTGCCCGGCGAACCGGTGAAGACTTCGGCCACGAAGAACGGCTGCGAGAGGAAGCGTTCGATCTTGCGGGCGCGGGCGACGGTGAGCTTGTCTTCTTCAGACAGTTCGTCCATGCCCAGGATCGCGATGATGTCCTGAAGGGCCTTGTAGCGCTGCAGGATCGACTGAACCTGACGGGCGACGGCGTAGTGTTCGTCACCAACGACTTTCGGGTCGAGCATGCGCGACGTGGAGTCGAGCGGGTCAACAGCCGGGTAGATACCCTTTTCAGCGATCGAGCGCGACAGAACGGTCGTTGCGTCCAGGTGGGCGAACGAGGTGGCTGGCGCCGGGTCGGTCAAGTCGTCGGCAGGGACGTAAATCGCCTGAACCGAGGTGATCGAACCCTTGGTCGTGGTGGTGATGCGTTCCTGCATGGCGCCCATGTCGGTTGCCAGCGTCGGCTGATAGCCCACAGCGGAAGGAATACGACCGAGAAGAGCCGACACTTCCGAACCTGCCTGCGTGAAGCGGAAGATGTTGTCCACGAAAAACAGAACGTCCTGACCCTGGTCGCGGAAGTTTTCAGCAACCGTCAGACCGGAAAGGGCAACACGAGCGCGGGCACCCGGGGGTTCGTTCATCTGACCGTAAACGAGGGCTGCCTTGGAGCCTTCGCCGCCGCCGAGCTTGTTAACGCCCGACTCGATCATTTCATGGTAAAGGTCGTTACCTTCACGGGTACGCTCACCGACGCCTGCGAACACGGAGTAACCGCCGTGCGCCTTGGCGACGTTGTTGATGAGTTCCATGATGAGAACGGTCTTGCCAACGCCTGCACCGCCGAAGAGGCCGATCTTGCCGCCCTTGGCGTAAGGAGCGAGAAGGTCAACGACCTTGATGCCCGTGACCAGAATTTCGGCTTCGGTCGACTGCTCGATATATTCCGGAGCGCTCTGGTGGATGGCGCGGGTTGCCGTGGTCTTGATCGGACCGGCTTCGTCGACCGGCTCACCGATGACGTTCATGATGCGGCCAAGCGTTTCGACGCCGACCGGAACCATGATCGGCTCGCCGGTGTCGCGTGCTTCCTGACCGCGAACCAGACCTTCGGTCGCATCCATGGCGATGGTGCGCACGGTGTCTTCGCCGAGGTGCTGGGCGACTTCGAGAACCAGGCGGTTGCCCTGGTTGTCGACTTCAAGCGCGTTCAGGATCAGCGGCAGCTGGCCTTCCGGGAACTTGACGTCGACGACAGCGCCGATGACCTGCGTAATGTGGCCGACTGTGCCAGTGGCCGCAGTCTTGGGAGCGGCAGACTTGGCTGCTGCGGTGGTCTTGGGCGCCGCTTTCTTGGCAGGCGCCTTCGCCGCTGGCTTTGCTTCGGCCGCGGCGGTAGTTTTCGGGGTCGCTGCTTTTGCCAT from Brucella intermedia LMG 3301 harbors:
- a CDS encoding MarR family winged helix-turn-helix transcriptional regulator, coding for MDTADLRAEMIDAMAKVNRRLRTVFDARVKERGLTLARARTLLALMEQEGLYQKELAEALEIENATMVRLLDGLERQSFIERQTVQGDRRAKRVVMTAEGKILAEQVVKLAGDVREDLLEGVSDEELNIALNVLRKMSDSMNKSH
- the atpD gene encoding F0F1 ATP synthase subunit beta, with the protein product MAKAATPKTTAAAEAKPAAKAPAKKAAPKTTAAAKSAAPKTAATGTVGHITQVIGAVVDVKFPEGQLPLILNALEVDNQGNRLVLEVAQHLGEDTVRTIAMDATEGLVRGQEARDTGEPIMVPVGVETLGRIMNVIGEPVDEAGPIKTTATRAIHQSAPEYIEQSTEAEILVTGIKVVDLLAPYAKGGKIGLFGGAGVGKTVLIMELINNVAKAHGGYSVFAGVGERTREGNDLYHEMIESGVNKLGGGEGSKAALVYGQMNEPPGARARVALSGLTVAENFRDQGQDVLFFVDNIFRFTQAGSEVSALLGRIPSAVGYQPTLATDMGAMQERITTTTKGSITSVQAIYVPADDLTDPAPATSFAHLDATTVLSRSIAEKGIYPAVDPLDSTSRMLDPKVVGDEHYAVARQVQSILQRYKALQDIIAILGMDELSEEDKLTVARARKIERFLSQPFFVAEVFTGSPGKLVDLADTIKGFKGLCAGDYDHLPEAAFYMVGSIEEALEKAKKLAAEAA
- a CDS encoding F0F1 ATP synthase subunit epsilon, with the protein product MAQAFQFELVSPERLLLSAQVTEVVIPGSEGYLTALAGHSPLMTTIMPGVVSVKLADGKSDSYVVFGGFADITPQSCTVLAESATHVDDINPADIQRRIEEARKHLEDASTNEHRTKAEIFLHQLMTLQGTIMPA